Proteins from one Impatiens glandulifera chromosome 2, dImpGla2.1, whole genome shotgun sequence genomic window:
- the LOC124927154 gene encoding pectin acetylesterase 12-like gives MVKRWPFTGILSDKPEENPDFFNWNRVILRYCDGASFAGEGEDKAAGLQFRGQRIWLAGMEELMSKGMQKANQALLSGCSAGGLASILHCDEFRGLFPSSTKVKCLGDAGLFLDAINWYGTRTMRNIFDGTVSLQEVAKNLPSSCTNRLNATSCFFPENLIANIKTPLFLINSAYDSWQVKNSLIPTNDPNGCRHSHLKCSTSQIKFFQEFRNHMLTAINSFSTSKQNGWFINSCFTHCHTEHQDLWFAIDSPRIGNKRVAIAVGDWFFNRAESRNTDCPYPCDKTCRNMV, from the exons ATGGTGAAACGATGGCCGTTCACCGGAATCCTTAGTGATAAGCCAGAAGAAAATCCTG atttttttaattggaACAGAGTTATACTTCGCTATTGTGACGGCGCATCATTTGCAGGAGAAGGCGAAGACAAG GCTGCAGGACTCCAATTTCGGGGCCAACGAATATGGTTAGCTGGTATGGAAGAATTAATGTCGAAAGGAATGCAAAAAGCTAACCAG GCACTTCTTTCCGGTTGCTCAGCCGGGGGTTTGGCCTCTATACTACATTGCGACGAGTTTCGTGGCTTGTTTCCTAGTAGTACAAAAGTGAAATGCCTCGGCGACGCCGGATTATTCTTGGACGC gaTAAATTGGTACGGTACGCGAACAATGAGGAATATTTTCGATGGCACTGTCTCATTGCAG GAAGTGGCAAAGAATTTGCCATCTAGTTGCACCAACCGTCTTAATGCTACTTCG TGTTTTTTTCCGGAGAACTTGATTGCGAACATCAAAACACCTCTATTTTTAATCAATTCTGCATATGATTCATGGCAG gttaaaaatagtttaatccCCACAAATGATCCAAATGGCTGCAGGCATAGCCATTTAAAATGTTCAACTTCACAAATCAAGTTTTTTCAAG AGTTTCGAAATCATATGTTGACTGCAATAAACAGTTTCTCTACTTCGAAACAGAATGGGTGGTTTATAAATTCGTGTTTTACTCATTGCCATACCGAGCATCAAGACTTGTGGTTTGCCATCGACTCTCCTCGTATTGGCAATAAG AGAGTCGCAATTGCGGTGGGAGATTGGTTTTTCAACAGGGCGGAAAGTAGGAACACCGATTGTCCTTATCCGTGCGACAAAACTTGTCGTAATATGGTCTAA
- the LOC124927872 gene encoding nuclear pore complex protein NUP98A-like: protein MFPANTTTSSAESKKTGHGTLGLSGFAAFGRPDSNPYGYGSFHNQFKPFESAFRQPNDSRGTPAPPLSERKDGGVAYNSTSIDELDWRGKKCVGKMISISGMPVYNLKSHEELRWEDKDLCRVTGSMPPPPPPTTFLPPAFSSGNKESSSPVYGSSFSILSTITGSSTSSVISNSFSPLSSFFSPPAKVSGTFAGFDLIQATTKTKDPSRLDLSSGFEDLTGNEVKSNIFLDQKNINQEQQLVTESNANPFGILPIVHYGISTIPVRQTHASPKISSYLSPHRLSQSRRTKFAVRKYDPKCDRPKVAFFADDEGIARPDVYLIPRENPRALLMRK from the exons ATGTTTCCCGCCAACACCACCACCTCTTCCG CTGAATCCAAGAAAACCGGCCATGGAACGTTAGGCCTTTCGGGTTTCGCGGCATTCGGTCGCCCAGATTCTAATCCCTACG GTTATGGGTCATTTCATAATCAGTTTAAACCTTTCGAATCGGCTTTCCGGCAGCCAAATGATAGTAGAGGTACTCCGGCGCCGCCGTTGTCGGAAAGAAAAGACGGCGGCGTGGCTTATAATTCGACTTCTATCGATGAACTAGATTGGAGAGGAAAGAAATGTGTTGGTAAAATGATTTCTATTTCCGGCATGCCTGTTTATAACCTTAAAAGTCACGAAGAATTGAGATGGGAAGATAAAGATCTTTGTCGAGTTACAGGTTCAATGCCGCCGCCTCCGCCGCCGACCACTTTTTTGCCGCCGGCGTTTTCTTCAGGCAATAAAGAGTCGTCTTCTCCGGTATATGGTTCATCGTTTTCAATCCTTTCCACCATAACCGGATCATCAACTTCTTCAGTTATTTCCAATAGTTTCTCCCCATTGTCATCCTTCTTTTCACCTCCGGCAAAAGTTTCCGGCACGTTCGCCGGATTCGACTTAATTCAGGCGACGACGAAGACAAAAGATCCATCAAGATTGGATCTTTCTTCTGGTTTTGAAGATTTAACAGGCAATGAAGTTAAATCTAACATATTCCTTGATCAAAAGAATATTAATCAAGAACAACA GTTAGTTACAGAGAGCAATGCTAACCCTTTTGGAATCTTGCCCATTGTTCACTATGGAATATCGACCATACCT gtaCGACAAACGCATGCTTCTCCGAAGATCTCATCTTACTTGAGTCCTCATCGCTTGTCGCAAAGCAGGCGGACTAAATTCGCGGTTCGAAAATATGATCCCAAATGTGATCGTCCAAAG GTAGCGTTTTTCGCTGACGACGAAGGCATAGCGAGGCCGGATGTTTACCTGATTCCGAGAGAGAATCCGAGAGCTTTACTTATGCGTAAATGA
- the LOC124927158 gene encoding phytochrome A1 has protein sequence MSNPRPTQSSASSGRSKHSARIIAQTSVDAKLHADFESSGSSFDYSSSVRVTGALDGDQPPRSDKVTTAYLHQIQKGTQIQPFGCLLALDENTQKIIAYSENAPEMLTMVSHAVPSFGEHPVLGIGTDVKTIFTGPSASALQKALGFGEVSLLNPILVHCKTSGKPFYAILHRVTGSLIIDFEPVKPHEVPMTAAGALQSYKLAAKAITRLQSLPSGSMERLCDTMVQEVFELTGYDRVMIYRFHDDDHGEVISEVTKPGLEPYLGLHYPATDIPQAARFLFMKNKVRMICDCRAKHVKVLQDDKLPSDLTLCGSTLRAPHTCHLQYMENMNSIASLVMSVVVNEDDEDVGEASDTTQKRKKLWGLVVCHNLTPRFVPFPLRYACEFLAQVFAIHVNKELELDNQIIEKNILRTQTLLCDMLMRDAPLGIVSQSPNVMDLVKCDGAVLLYKTKIYKLGVAPSDPQIRDIVSWLTEYHMDSTGLSTDSLYDAGFPGALSLGDTVCGMAAVRITSNDLLFWFRSHTAAEIRWGGAKHEPGEKDDGRRMHPRSSFKAFLEVVRRRSMPWRDYEMDAIHSLQLILRNASKEIEPMNCPTNTIQTKLNDLKIEGIQELEAVTREMVRLIETATVPILAVDVNGMVNGWNLKIAELTGLTVEKAIGKHLITLVEDSSTSIVEKMMNSATEGKEEQNVQFEIKTHGTRRDQGPICLIVNACASRDLNENVVGVCFVAQDVTSQKTVMDKFTRIEGDYKAIVQNPNPLIPPIFGTDEFGWCSEWNPAMANISGWDRDEVMDKMLLGEVFGTQRACCRLKNQESFVNLGVVLNKAMSGRECEKVSFGFFSRSGKYSECLLCVSKKLDREGAVTGVFCFLQLASHELQQALHFQRLTEQTATKRLKSLAYLRRQVRNPLSGIIFARKMLEGTDMVQEQSDLLSNSAQCQRQLNKVLEDTDLDSIIDGYLDLEMVEFTLHQVLVAAISQVMMASRGKGIRIANDLAEDIMSETLYGDSLRLQQVLADFLSLAVNYTPNGGQLSISARLTKDRLGDSVQLAHLEFRISHAGGVPEELLNQMFGHEGEQSEEGISLHVCRKLVRLMNGDVQYLREAGRSTFIVAVELAAASKTRG, from the exons ATGTCAAACCCTAGGCCAACCCAGTCATCAGCAAGCTCAGGACGATCCAAACATAGTGCAAGAATCATCGCTCAAACGTCAGTCGATGCGAAACTTCACGCCGATTTCGAATCTTCTGGAAGTTCATTCGATTACTCAAGTTCAGTAAGAGTTACAGGTGCTCTGGATGGAGATCAACCGCCGAGATCCGACAAAGTCACGACGGCGTACCTTCATCAAATTCAAAAGGGTACACAAATCCAACCCTTTGGCTGTTTACTAGCACTTGATGAGAATACTCAAAAAATAATAGCATATAGTGAAAATGCACCTGAAATGTTAACCATGGTTAGTCACGCCGTCCCTAGTTTCGGTGAACATCCGGTTCTAGGGATTGGAACCGATGTCAAAACCATCTTCACTGGTCCGAGTGCTTCGGCTTTACAAAAGGCGTTAGGGTTTGGGGAGGTTTCTCTTCTTAACCCGATTCTAGTCCATTGTAAGACGTCTGGAAAGCCCTTTTATGCAATCCTCCATCGTGTCACCGGAAGTTTGATCATTGATTTCGAACCTGTTAAGCCCCACGAAGTTCCAATGACGGCTGCCGGAGCTCTTCAATCGTATAAACTCGCAGCGAAAGCGATCACCCGTTTGCAATCTTTACCTAGCGGGAGTATGGAGAGGCTATGTGATACAATGGTGCAAGAAGTTTTCGAATTGACCGGTTATGACCGTGTGATGATTTATCGATTTCACGATGACGATCACGGGGAAGTCATCTCCGAGGTAACCAAACCGGGGTTAGAACCTTACCTCGGTTTGCATTATCCCGCGACCGATATTCCTCAAGCGGCTCGGTTTCTGTTCATGAAGAACAAGGTTAGAATGATTTGCGATTGTCGCGCAAAACATGTTAAGGTTCTTCAAGATGATAAGCTCCCCTCCGATTTGACGTTGTGCGGGTCGACTCTACGTGCCCCGCACACATGTCATTTGCAATACATGGAGAACATGAACTCGATCGCATCCCTCGTGATGTCGGTTGTGGTAAATGAGGACGATGAGGATGTCGGGGAGGCTTCGGATACCACACAAAAGAGGAAGAAGCTATGGGGTTTGGTCGTGTGCCATAACCTGACCCCCCGTTTCGTTCCTTTCCCTTTACGTTACGCGTGCGAGTTTCTCGCGCAAGTTTTCGCGATCCACGTGAATAAGGAGTTGGAATTGGATAATCAAATTATCGAGAAGAACATCCTCCGAACACAAACCTTACTATGCGACATGCTCATGCGCGATGCTCCTTTGGGGATAGTATCTCAAAGCCCGAACGTTATGGATCTTGTTAAATGCGATGGCGCGGTCTTACTCTACAAGACAAAGATATACAAGCTCGGGGTAGCCCCTAGCGACCCGCAAATTCGCGATATCGTTTCTTGGCTAACCGAATACCACATGGACTCGACCGGGCTTAGTACCGATAGTTTGTACGATGCAGGCTTCCCCGGGGCTCTTTCTTTAGGCGATACAGTTTGTGGGATGGCGGCCGTGAGGATAACTTCGAATGATCTGCTGTTTTGGTTTCGATCTCACACGGCCGCAGAGATTCGATGGGGCGGTGCAAAACACGAACCTGGTGAGAAAGACGACGGTCGAAGGATGCACCCGAGGTCTTCGTTTAAGGCTTTTCTCGAGGTTGTTAGGAGGAGAAGCATGCCTTGGAGGGATTACGAGATGGATGCGATCCATTCGTTGCAGCTTATATTGAGGAATGCATCGAAAGAGATTGAACCGATGAATTGTCCGACGAATACGATTCAGACAAAGCTGAATGATCTTAAGATCGAGGGGATTCAGGAGTTGGAAGCAGTTACTAGAGAAATGGTTCGTTTGATTGAAACAGCGACGGTCCCGATCTTGGCAGTTGATGTAAACGGGATGGTGAATGGATGGAATCTGAAAATCGCTGAGTTGACAGGTTTGACGGTTGAAAAGGCGATTGGCAAACATTTAATCACACTTGTTGAAGATTCTTCCACTTCTATAGTTGAAAAGATGATGAACTCCGCCACGGAAG GTAAAGAGGAGCAAAACGTCCAATTCGAGATAAAAACGCATGGGACAAGGCGAGATCAAGGTCCGATCTGCTTGATCGTTAACGCTTGCGCGAGTAGGGACCTAAACGAGAATGTCGTGGGTGTTTGTTTCGTTGCTCAAGATGTAACAAGCCAAAAAACAGTCATGGACAAGTTCACCCGCATAGAAGGAGACTACAAAGCCATAGTTCAAAATCCTAACCCTTTGATTCCTCCAATATTCGGAACCGACGAATTCGGTTGGTGTTCCGAATGGAACCCAGCCATGGCCAACATATCGGGTTGGGACAGAGACGAGGTCATGGACAAAATGCTCCTCGGAGAGGTTTTCGGTACTCAAAGGGCGTGTTGTCGTCTAAAGAACCAAGAATCTTTCGTTAACCTCGGAGTAGTCCTAAACAAGGCTATGTCGGGTCGAGAATGCGAGAAAGTCTCGTTTGGTTTCTTTTCTCGCAGCGGAAAATACAGCGAGTGCTTGCTTTGTGTGAGCAAGAAACTCGATAGGGAAGGAGCGGTTACAGGTGTGTTCTGTTTCTTGCAGCTGGCTAGCCATGAATTGCAGCAAGCTCTTCATTTCCAGCGATTAACCGAGCAAACCGCGACGAAACGACTAAAATCCTTGGCTTATTTAAGGAGGCAGGTCAGGAATCCTCTCTCCGGGATCATATTTGCTCGGAAGATGCTGGAAGGAACCGATATGGTACAAGAACAATCCGACCTTCTTAGTAACAGCGCCCAATGCCAACGTCAACTCAATAAAGTTCTCGAAGATACCGATCTCGACAGTATCATAGACGG GTATTTGGATCTCGAAATGGTTGAGTTTACTCTCCATCAAGTGTTGGTTGCGGCTATTAGTCAAGTTATGATGGCTAGCCGAGGGAAGGGAATTCGTATTGCAAACGACTTAGCCGAAGACATCATGTCCGAAACTCTCTATGGAGATAGCCTTCGGCTTCAACAAGTTCTAGCCGATTTCCTTTCATTGGCAGTTAATTATACCCCAAATGGCGGCCAGCTCAGCATTTCGGCGCGCTTGACCAAGGATCGGCTTGGCGACTCTGTTCAGCTCGCTCATTTAGAATTCAG GATATCCCACGCTGGAGGGGTGCCTGAGGAGTTGTTGAACCAGATGTTTGGGCACGAAGGAGAGCAATCGGAAGAAGGAATAAGTCTTCATGTGTGCAGGAAGCTCGTGAGGCTCATGAATGGAGATGTTCAGTATTTGAGAGAGGCAGGTAGGTCCACTTTCATTGTGGCGGTTGAGCTCGCGGCGGCTAGTAAGACTCGTGGTTGA